A window of Kyrpidia spormannii genomic DNA:
GCTTCCTGGCGCAGCTCTTCAATATCCTTTTCCTTAAACCCCTCCACCGTCTCCCCGTCGTACAGGCGCATTTTTTTCACCAGATCCATACCTTGTTTCTTGGAGTCCCGGAGCCGCGTGAGCACCGAGAAAATCGCTGCCGTCCGCAGGGCGTGGGGGGCGATGTGCACATCCCTCAGATCACTCTGGCGCACTAGTTTTTCGTAGATCCGCACTTCTTCAGAGATGCGCAGGTTATACGGAATCGGCATGACGATTATCCTGGATTGCAGGGCTTCATTTTTCTTGTTCGCGATAAACGCCCGGTACTCCGCCTCGTTGGTATGGGCGATGATCATTTCGTCCGCGGAAATGAGCGCAAACCGCCCGGCTTTAAAATTTCCTTCTTGGGTGAGAGAAAGCAGATGCCAGAGAAACTTTTCATCGCATTTCAACATCTCCTGGAACTCCATCAGGCCGCGATTGGCTTTGTTGAGTTCCCCGTCGAATCGATAAGCCCGGGGGTCGGACTCGGACCCGTACTCGGAAATGGTGGAAAAGTCGATGCTGCCGGTGAGATCGGCGATGTCCTGGGACTTTGGGTCCGAAGGGCTGAAAGTGCCGATTCCCACCCGATCGTCTTCGGAAAGGAGCACCCGCTCCACGGGCACTTCCTCCACTCGGTTGTTGTACTCATCCTGGACCCGCAAGCGGCACGCGGGGCACAAGGTCCCTTCGATCTTGATCCCGAACTCCTGTTCAAAGTCCGACCGGAGTTCCGGAGGGATCAAGTGCAGGGGTTCCTCATGCATGGGGCACCCCTTGATTCCATACAACTCTCCTTCCTCGGTGCGGGAGAATTGCTCCAGGCCGCGCTTGAGCATGGTCACGATGGTGGATTTGCCCCCGCTGACCGGACCCATCAAAAGCAGGATCCGCTTTCTGACGTCCAGACGCCGGGCGGCCGAATGAAAATATTCCTCCACCAACCGTTCGATCGCGGAATCCAAGCCGAAAATTTCTCGTTCAAAGAATTTATAGTGTTTCCTTCCCTGCTCGTCGGTCTGCACACCGGCAGAGGCGATCATCTGATATATACGGGAGTGCGCAGACTGCGCAACGTGCGGTTTGGCTCGGACGATGTCGAGATAGTCTCGGAATGTGCCCTCCCAACGGAGTTGCTCTTCACGAGCCCGGTATTCCGACAGGCGGTCTAAGATGTCCATGATGTCTCCCCCTTTTCATCGGGCTCTTGCCCCGATCCTTTCCGGAAGGGTTGTGATTCTGTAAAATATATTCATGTCCGTTAGTCTGGTAGCACCGGTCCCGTCGTCCTGGGTCACAAAGTTGACAACGTCCTACGTATTCCATATATATGCGGCGCGATGAGTCCTGTTGCCGGCGAACCGGAGGTGGCTGCCCATTGGACCATAATTGGATCACTCTCATTGCGGGCTTTTTACTGCTATCTCCCATTGTCATCGGCTTGTGGCGCGGGTTGCCGGGTGAATTGGAATTGATGAAGTACAGTATTCGCTCGGCACTCGGATCTGTGCAGTGGATTCTGGCGTCCCTGGCCGCCCTGTGGCTTTTGCGGACGGTGGTTGCCCAAAACGCCTGGGGCATCCCTCAGTTGCAGTGGATCAGCCGTCAGCTTCACGGAAGTTTGATCGCGTGGGCCGTGGCGGTTCCGGTGACCGCGTTCTTGTTTTCGTGGATTTTGGATTTGTTGGCCCAACCGGTGATCGGCCTGGCCGTGGGCGTCCTTCACCGATTGCAGGGGTTGGCCTCTCGGCTGCCCAGAACGTTGAACCATGCCCTGGGTGGTCTTCTCCAGGTTCCCCGGGGCGCCCTTCACATGTTGGTGTTTGTGGCAGCCATTCATCTCATCCTGCCCTACATTCACGCCCCCACTGTAGAGGCGATGGCGAAGGAAAGTTCTTTGTACCGGTGGGCGGATACCCGGGTGGTGTCGCCGTTTCTGTCGAGCCCGATCGCGCAAAAAGTTCCTGTTCTCGGGGATCAAGCCAATCGCTGGCTGACCGAGTTAACCCAGGAGGCGGCCAACAACGCCCCGCCCGAAGCCCGGGGGTTCTTGACCTGGCAAACCCGCTTCCAATCGAATAGCCAGATCGATGCCACGGCCGGACAGGTGGTTCAGGGAGCGCGGACAGACCGGGAAAAGGCTTACCGACTGTATCGATGGATCGGGGAACACGTGCAGTACGATAATCAAAAAGCGGCCGCCATTGAACAGGGGCAGATTCAATCGCTATCCTTCGGGGCGATACCGACGTTTAACACCGGCAAGGGCGTGTGCACCGATTACTCTGCGCTCATGGTCGCCATGGGCAGGGCCGTTGGCCTTAAGGTCAAACAAGAATTCGGTACAGCGGTGTTACCCGATGGAAGCGGCGGACCCCACGCCTGGAATGTTGTCTATTTGGCGGACGAGAAAAAATGGATCCCCTGCGACCCGACGTGGGAACAGGCGGGGAATTACTTTGACAACCCGGACTTTTATGCAACTCACCGCCCGGATCATCAGAGGGGAGTCGATGCAGCTCAATGAAGCGGGTGAAAAGTGGATCGGTGGTTTGGGGCATACTGAAGGCGGAGGGATCGAGGTGGAAGATATTCGCCGAATCGTCGAACAAGCCGCCGGGGGAAAGCCGGTCTCCGTCCAAGTGCTGTCCTACGGAGCAACGGTGAAAACGGATAATGTGGAAACCCGCAAACAGGTGGCTCGCGCCTTGGAAGCCGCGGGCTTTGTTGTCCAACCTGTGTACGGCGAAGGAGAGGAGTTTCTTTATCACCTGAATGTCAGCCTTCCGGTCATGCACTGAGATATCCTAGGCGGCCCGGCCAGGATCGGCGGCCGCCCTGGATTCAATCGTGAATAACTACCTTCGTCCCAGGTGGAATATTGTCATAAAACCATTTGGCATCCGGCACCGAGAGACGCAGACACCCGTGAGACGCTTTTTGCCCCAGCTTGTCCGCCTCACTTTGAATGATCTGCTGATTCTGGTCCATGGGAACACTATGAAAGAGAAACTCGAGCCCTTTGAAAGAGACCCAATACATCGCGCCTTCTTTTTCTTGGGCGTTATAAAACCAGGTATCCCGCTGACCAATCTGGAAAGTTCCCCGAGGAGTCGAATTGTCCGGATTCGTGTCCAGTCCCGACGAGGTCGCCATAACCTTCAGCACCTGATTGCCATCTTTGATATACACCCGCTGCTGGGAAAGGTTGCAATCGATCCACAGATTCTTGCGCTGTTTCAGGGCTTCCATGGTCAGTTGGCTCGCGGGCACAAAATCCTCTGAATCCGCCCGCATGCCTCCACCGGCCCCCATCGTCTGCTGCATGGCCCCGGGTCCATGCCCCTGGCCGGCCCCCGGCCCCGCTCCCGGCGCAGGTCCGGGAGTCCCGGCGTTTCCCCCTTGACCCTGAACCGCCCCCGCCGGTTTCGTCGGGGAAGCCAATCCTCCGCCCGGCTGCCCTTGATCCGCCGAAGGGGCTCCCGATGCCCCGCTTGCTTGCGGGCCCGACTGGGCCCCGGGAGACGGCTGTGCAACCCCCATCCCACATCCCGCCAGCGTTAGGGACAAGGCCATCGTCACCGCCACGCGCCTCCGTCGCATTCCCCCGCCTCCTCGCGTTAAATTTCCCTGTGTTTGACCCACTCCAGCACGTCCATCAACGTCCCGGTCCATGCCGGGGGGCGGTCCACCGGCACGGATCCCACGAGACAGTCGGTGACGAGACCAACTGCGATTCCCGCCTCGGCCGCTGCCCCGTCCTCCACAACATCGTTGCCGATCATCGTGCACTCCTCTGGACATCGGCCGATCTTCGTCAAAATCTCGCGGTAATAATGAACCCGGGGCTTACAATAATGGGAATTCTCCATGGTCGTCACCAGGCGAAAGGGAATGGCCTCAAGGCCCGCCCAGCGCAGTCGCTCATGAATTGCCTTCTCGGGGAAAATCGGATTGGTGGCCACCACCAACTCATAACCTTGCTCCAGAGCTGTGCGACAAATTTCCTGGGCCAAGTCCGTCGGTCGGGTCAAATGGCGAAGCTGGGCAAACTCTTCCTCATAGAAGGCCTCCATCTCGGCCCAGACTTCGTCCTTCCCGGCGCCGGCCCTGGCCATGAAGGCCTCTCGGAATACTTCGTCGTTCGTGCGATGGGAATCGTCGTTCTCCACCGTGTCTTTGACCGCCGCCCAAATTAAGTTCACCAGTTCGTCTGGCGCCAGCCAACGGCCCACCCGGCGGGCCATGCCCGAAAAACAGCCGTGCAAAAAGGTCTCCAGATCCAGCGGCAAAAGCGTCCCATCGAGATCGAACAACAGGGCCCTCCGGGTCAACCCCTATCGCCCCTTTCCGATGTTTTCCTTCGTCAGCAGGGTATCCTTTCGCAGGTCCCGGCATCCGCAATCTTCATCAAGAGGCGTTTCGCGCAGCGCGTCGAGCAGAATCCGGCCCACCGCCCGGGCTTCTTGAAAAAACAAGTCCCGCAATTCCTCGTGCCGCCAATCCCGGACCACCCCTTCGGCATAATTCACCACCAGGTCGACCCGGGCGTAGCAGGCACCGATCTCCCGGGCCAGGTACACCTCCGGGCACATGCTCTGCCCGATCACGTCTGCCCCCATCATCTGCAGAGCCCGTACTTCGGCTACGCTTTCAAAATGACGCCCATCGGTGTTGGCGTACACCCCGCGTTCGAACACCCGGCCAAGGCCGGCATCCCGGGCAGCTCGGGCCAATCGCCGTCGGCCGTGGGGACAAGTGGGCTGACGCATCACCAATAGATACGGGCCCCCCAACCCCACATCTTTGCGCATGGACTGGTCGATGTAGTCGTCGGGAATGACCACATCCCTCAGATCCAGCAAATGATTGCACGCTCCAACTCCACCCTCGGCGTACACCTTGCGCACTCCGGCCTGGCCGAGAATCCAAAACAGTCGTTGAGAGGCCTGGCCCCTAGGTAACCCCTCCTCGGGGCGCCAGCCGTGCATCTTCACCGTCCAAACTCGCTTGTCCCCGAGCGTAAACAATTTCATCTCCGGCCCGGGACCGTACGGGGTGTCGAAACGCACTCCGCTTTTCAGCACCTGTACGTCTTCCGCCTCGACATCCTCTGGAAAATGCAACGAAAAGGTGCTGGAGCCCCCGATCACCGCAAACTCCGCCAAATCGATTTCAGACACAGGCGCCCCCCCTTTTGCCACTTCGTGAACCCGGATTCACACGAGACCCGGAAAACCGTTCTGCCGAAGCGCCTCAAACAACGCCAAAGCCACAGAGTTCGACAGATTTAATGAGCGAATGTCCGGACGCATGGGGATCCTCACCGTTTGCTCGGGAAATCGCTCCAACAAAGCATCGGGCAACCCCCGGGTTTCTTTTCCAAACACCAGAAAATCCCCGGGCTGATACCTCACCTCGGCATAGTGACGCTTCCCCTTGGTACTAAAATAAAAAAAGCGCCCCTCCGGGTGTCGTTCCAGCAGTTCTTCAAACCGATCGTGGTACTCAACGTGAACCAAATGCCAATAATCCAACCCCGCCCGACGCAGGTGGCGATCATCCACCTCAAATCCCAAAGGACGGACCAGATGAAGGACCGTTCCCGTGGCCGCACACGTGCGTGCAACATTCCCGGTGTTGGGAGGAATCTCCGGCTCCACCAGCACCACGTGAAAAGGTCGTCTCTCCATCCCTGTACCCCCATTATACTGCGCCGCTCTCCCAAACCTACACAAATCTCACTTTGCGCAGAATTTGGGTTCGGGACTGTCATGTCCCTCATTGGATTTCTTGGCGGCCGGCGGCGTGATCCCCCACCCGCCCGCCGACAATCCCCGGCATCTCAGTGATACCTATACCGTCGAACCGCCAAGCCCGCCTGGTCCTCACGACAATCTTGTCTCCCAGACGGCCCGAGCCAGGCACCTCCAAGTTTTTCAGCACTTGTTCCAGTCCGTTGATCGACGAATTCTCGTCCCGGATGTGGTACGTCCCGCACTCCGGACAGGTCCACTCCCGAACCTCCGGCGGAATCCCGCCTGGCACTTCGTAGTCGCACACGTGGCAGGTGCGGGTCGACCCGTCTTCGTCCCACTCGCCGTACACTTTCCCGGATCGGGTCGCCACCCACGCCAGGGTTTCCTTGAACCGCCCAATGAGCGACTGGTTGTTCATCGCCCGGCGCATTCCTGTGCTGATCCCCCCGCCGTGCGGCGTATAGTCCCCCACGTACACCCCGTCGTACTCCCGGTACAGCCGGTTGGCCACCGTCCGCAGGTACGCCTTCGTCTGTTCTCGGCGCACCCGCCACAGCTCGTCCAGCCGCTCGTTCAGCTTCTTCCACCTTCGCGACGGCAACCACACCTCCGATCTGTCTTCCCGTACCACCCGAACCGACTTCCTCTTGCACCGGTCCCGCAGGGATTTCACCTCGTCGATTCGCCGGTCCAGGATCTTGAGAAACCACGGGTTTTGGATTTCCGTCGCCACCCCGTCGGTCCCCACTCCGTAGCCCAGGTTCTTGTGGTTCGGGTCAATCGCAATGACCCGCCCCACAGATCGCCGGGCCGGCACAGGCCGCCTGACCGTGAAGACCGCGTAAAACAGCTTCCCTTCCTTGACGATCCGAAGCTGGCGAACCATTCCCGGCTCGAACCAATCGGGCAAGGGTTCCGCCAGCCGGGCCGTCACCTGGGCTTGCTTCTCCTTGCCCGCCTTTTCGTCCAGCACCTTCCCCAGGGACACCTCCAGCTTCCGGCCCTCCAACCGGTAACCCTTCCACGGCTCGTCATATTGCAGGGAGAACCATTCCCGCCTCCACGACCGGAACTTCGGCCAGCCGACCTTCTTCGCCCCCTTTTCGCGACGGGCCTTCTGGTATTTCCGGATCGCTCCGCTCAGCCGCAGGGCCGCGTTCTTCAGCACGGACGAATACACCGTCCGCAGGAATGGATACTCCTGTTTGAGCGCCGGAACCCGGTCCCGCAGGCCGCGCTCCGTGTACAGCACCCTGGCCGCTTCCGGGTCCTGGGTGCTCCGGAACTTCTCCCGCAGGGTGTTCGCCTCTTCGAGAAGGTGATTGTACAGCCAGTTGGCGATTCGCGACTGCCCGTCCAGAATCGCCGCCGTGTGTTCATCCACTTCCAGAAGCATTTTCAGGACGGATGGCATCGGCCGCCTCCTTCAACGTTTTCATGATGTCCCGGTTCTTCCCGGCTCCGGCTCCCGTACAGCCGGGCCGAAAACACCGTGATGATCTCCAGCACGTCTTGCACCAGCTCTTCCTCAAAGGTCGCCTCTTCCGAGGCGTTCATGATCACCACCTCCGTCCCAAAATGCTCGCACAAGGAGAACACCAACTCCGACCCGAACCGGAGCAGGCGGTCCTTGTGGGTGATCACCAACCGGCCCACTTCGCCGGAACAGATCCGGCGGATCAGTTCACAAGTCTTATTTAGCAGTTGCGAACCCCCGGCCCCACTCCGTTCCTCGGCCATTGTCAGGGTAAGCTGTCCGGAGGCCACCGGCG
This region includes:
- the trmL gene encoding tRNA (uridine(34)/cytosine(34)/5-carboxymethylaminomethyluridine(34)-2'-O)-methyltransferase TrmL, whose product is MERRPFHVVLVEPEIPPNTGNVARTCAATGTVLHLVRPLGFEVDDRHLRRAGLDYWHLVHVEYHDRFEELLERHPEGRFFYFSTKGKRHYAEVRYQPGDFLVFGKETRGLPDALLERFPEQTVRIPMRPDIRSLNLSNSVALALFEALRQNGFPGLV
- a CDS encoding HAD family hydrolase, with the translated sequence MTRRALLFDLDGTLLPLDLETFLHGCFSGMARRVGRWLAPDELVNLIWAAVKDTVENDDSHRTNDEVFREAFMARAGAGKDEVWAEMEAFYEEEFAQLRHLTRPTDLAQEICRTALEQGYELVVATNPIFPEKAIHERLRWAGLEAIPFRLVTTMENSHYCKPRVHYYREILTKIGRCPEECTMIGNDVVEDGAAAEAGIAVGLVTDCLVGSVPVDRPPAWTGTLMDVLEWVKHREI
- a CDS encoding L,D-transpeptidase translates to MRRRRVAVTMALSLTLAGCGMGVAQPSPGAQSGPQASGASGAPSADQGQPGGGLASPTKPAGAVQGQGGNAGTPGPAPGAGPGAGQGHGPGAMQQTMGAGGGMRADSEDFVPASQLTMEALKQRKNLWIDCNLSQQRVYIKDGNQVLKVMATSSGLDTNPDNSTPRGTFQIGQRDTWFYNAQEKEGAMYWVSFKGLEFLFHSVPMDQNQQIIQSEADKLGQKASHGCLRLSVPDAKWFYDNIPPGTKVVIHD
- a CDS encoding MTAP family purine nucleoside phosphorylase — translated: MSEIDLAEFAVIGGSSTFSLHFPEDVEAEDVQVLKSGVRFDTPYGPGPEMKLFTLGDKRVWTVKMHGWRPEEGLPRGQASQRLFWILGQAGVRKVYAEGGVGACNHLLDLRDVVIPDDYIDQSMRKDVGLGGPYLLVMRQPTCPHGRRRLARAARDAGLGRVFERGVYANTDGRHFESVAEVRALQMMGADVIGQSMCPEVYLAREIGACYARVDLVVNYAEGVVRDWRHEELRDLFFQEARAVGRILLDALRETPLDEDCGCRDLRKDTLLTKENIGKGR
- a CDS encoding transglutaminase domain-containing protein — encoded protein: MDHNWITLIAGFLLLSPIVIGLWRGLPGELELMKYSIRSALGSVQWILASLAALWLLRTVVAQNAWGIPQLQWISRQLHGSLIAWAVAVPVTAFLFSWILDLLAQPVIGLAVGVLHRLQGLASRLPRTLNHALGGLLQVPRGALHMLVFVAAIHLILPYIHAPTVEAMAKESSLYRWADTRVVSPFLSSPIAQKVPVLGDQANRWLTELTQEAANNAPPEARGFLTWQTRFQSNSQIDATAGQVVQGARTDREKAYRLYRWIGEHVQYDNQKAAAIEQGQIQSLSFGAIPTFNTGKGVCTDYSALMVAMGRAVGLKVKQEFGTAVLPDGSGGPHAWNVVYLADEKKWIPCDPTWEQAGNYFDNPDFYATHRPDHQRGVDAAQ
- a CDS encoding RNA-guided endonuclease InsQ/TnpB family protein, with amino-acid sequence MPSVLKMLLEVDEHTAAILDGQSRIANWLYNHLLEEANTLREKFRSTQDPEAARVLYTERGLRDRVPALKQEYPFLRTVYSSVLKNAALRLSGAIRKYQKARREKGAKKVGWPKFRSWRREWFSLQYDEPWKGYRLEGRKLEVSLGKVLDEKAGKEKQAQVTARLAEPLPDWFEPGMVRQLRIVKEGKLFYAVFTVRRPVPARRSVGRVIAIDPNHKNLGYGVGTDGVATEIQNPWFLKILDRRIDEVKSLRDRCKRKSVRVVREDRSEVWLPSRRWKKLNERLDELWRVRREQTKAYLRTVANRLYREYDGVYVGDYTPHGGGISTGMRRAMNNQSLIGRFKETLAWVATRSGKVYGEWDEDGSTRTCHVCDYEVPGGIPPEVREWTCPECGTYHIRDENSSINGLEQVLKNLEVPGSGRLGDKIVVRTRRAWRFDGIGITEMPGIVGGRVGDHAAGRQEIQ
- a CDS encoding PrkA family serine protein kinase, with the translated sequence MDILDRLSEYRAREEQLRWEGTFRDYLDIVRAKPHVAQSAHSRIYQMIASAGVQTDEQGRKHYKFFEREIFGLDSAIERLVEEYFHSAARRLDVRKRILLLMGPVSGGKSTIVTMLKRGLEQFSRTEEGELYGIKGCPMHEEPLHLIPPELRSDFEQEFGIKIEGTLCPACRLRVQDEYNNRVEEVPVERVLLSEDDRVGIGTFSPSDPKSQDIADLTGSIDFSTISEYGSESDPRAYRFDGELNKANRGLMEFQEMLKCDEKFLWHLLSLTQEGNFKAGRFALISADEMIIAHTNEAEYRAFIANKKNEALQSRIIVMPIPYNLRISEEVRIYEKLVRQSDLRDVHIAPHALRTAAIFSVLTRLRDSKKQGMDLVKKMRLYDGETVEGFKEKDIEELRQEAPDEGMSGIDPRYVINRISSALIRRDTPCINALDVLRALKDGLDQHPSITKEDRERLLNFIAVARKEYDDMAKKEVQKAFVYSYEESARTLFENYLDNVEAYCNWHKLKDPITGEEIDPDEKLMRSIEEQIGISENAKKAFREEILIRMSTYARRGRKFEYHSHERLREAIEKKLFADLKDVVKITTSTKTPDVQQLKKINEVTKQLIEEHGYCPICANELLRYTGSLLNR